One Papaver somniferum cultivar HN1 chromosome 10, ASM357369v1, whole genome shotgun sequence genomic window carries:
- the LOC113317336 gene encoding uncharacterized protein LOC113317336 — MFSAVITSPPAQSSLLHFSCYPKFPVSRLNNQFKRHPNLPPSFSVEKWKPLGFSTRKTSAVSDRRLSSICYYSGKEESNRNSPGKETEEKWKILKRWDVPWKWQTVFLTMVACGLSFVLTGLVEAALVPYLGLNIVELSLDEKAEILFLDQSIATAVVLGVLYALTNTFRPLPDDIFSYDFKEPFNLQKGWLLWAGIGIGGAIGAIALTGVAMALFSSGNPERDTDALVRLQPLIGSSGISTACLVGITGVLAPVLEETVFRGFLMVSLTKWFPTPVSILLTAAAFALAHLAPGEFPQLFVLGTALGFSYAQTRNLLTPITIHAIWNSGVILVLTFLVLQGYDIKELLQTS; from the exons atgttttctGCAGTGATAACATCACCTCCTGCTCAATCATCACTCCTCCATTTCTCTTGTTACCCCAAATTCCCAGTTTCAAGACTAAACAATCAATTTAAAAGACACCCAAATCTCCCCCCTTCTTTTTCAGTTGAGAAGTGGAAACCATTGGGGTTTTCAACTAGGAAGACATCTGCAGTTTCTGATAGAAGGCTTAGTTCTATCTGCTACTATAGCGGAAAAGAAGAATCTAACAGGAATTCTCCAGGAAAG GAAACTGAGGAGAAATGGAAAATTCTCAAACGATGGGATGTGCCTTGGAAATGGCAAACAGTTTTTCTTACAATGGTTGCATGCGGATTAAG TTTTGTGTTGACAGGACTGGTAGAGGCAGCACTAGTACCGTATCTAGGTTTGAACATCGTAGAGCTTAGTTTGGATGAGAAGGCTGAAATCTTGTTTCTGGACCAATC CATCGCCACTGCAGTTGTACTTGGAGTTTTGTATGCTTTAACAAACACTTTTCGACCTCTTCCAGATGACATCTTCAGTTACG ATTTCAAGGAACCCTTCAATCTACAGAAGGGGTGGCTCTTGTGGGCAGGAATTGGTATTGGTGGTGCCATCGGTGCCATTGCACTAACAGGTGTTGCTATGGCCTTGTTTAGCAGCGGCAACCCAGAAAGAGAT ACAGATGCTCTTGTTCGCTTACAACCGTTGATTGGTTCTTCAGGTATTAG TACTGCTTGTCTAGTAGGCATCACGGGGGTTTTGGCGCCAGTGCTTGAGGAGACCGTGTTCCGAGGGTTTCTGATGGTGTCCCTTACTAAGTG GTTTCCGACACCAGTTTCAATCCTTTTAACAGCTGCAGCGTTTGCTCTTGCTCATCTTGCTCCTGGAGAGTTTCCCCAGCTCTTTGTTTTAG GGACCGCGTTGGGTTTCTCATATGCTCAAACACGCAATCTTTTAACACCCATCACAATACATGCAATCTGGAATTCCGGTGTTATCTTGGTTCTCACCTTTCTTGTG CTTCAAGGTTATGATATCAAGGAATTATTGCAGACATCCTGA
- the LOC113316997 gene encoding putative NAC domain-containing protein 94 isoform X2 → MDEKHDYDKVDEVMLPGFRFHPTDEELVGFYLKRKIQQRTLSIELIKQLDIYKYDPWDLPKMATTGEKEWYFYCPRDRKYRNSTRPNRVTGGGFWKATGTDRPIYASEGSKCIGLKKSLVFYKGRAAKGIKTDWMMHEFRLPSLTDSTALKRPIDKNLPPNDAWAICRIFKKTNSMAQRALSHSWVSPVPETTQSDVLTYGTNCTQFSPENLSCTTDQGRSSAIQYCSNKDFTPTSSTSFSPSEFHSYKPMNPAVYKPTQHPISNGEVLSGFASFPPLDMAGSAKYSVDVASLLSNLSPALLGDVSKSSESIDFGGTEQRTSNGFSTNLPQEMQGNMGTVEEESCLRKSNQNALATGNNQWGTARSVGYPFDLPDAWKTNFPWESPPCPSEMSTSYSTNKCYI, encoded by the exons ATGGATGAGAAACATGATTATGATAAGGTAGATGAAGTTATGCTACCCGGTTTTCGGTTTCATCCAACTGATGAAGAGCTTGTAGGATTCTATCTGAAGAGAAAGATTCAACAACGTACTCTTTCCATTGAGCTTATCAAACAGTTGGATATCTACAAATATGATCCATGGGATCTTCCAA AAATGGCGACTACAGGAGAAAAAGAATGGTATTTTTACTGCCCAAGGGACAGGAAGTATAGAAACAGTACAAGGCCGAATCGAGTGACCGGAGGTGGGTTTTGGAAAGCAACTGGAACTGACAGACCTATTTACGCTTCTGAAGGCTCCAAGTGCATTGGCTTAAAGAAGTCCCTTGTTTTTTACAAAGGTAGAGCTGCTAAAGGGATAAAAACTGACTGGATGATGCATGAATTTCGGCTACCTTCACTGACTGATTCGACTGCACTTAAGAGACCCATTGATAAAAACTTACCACCAAAT GATGCATGGGCTATATGCAGAATCTTCAAGAAAACTAACTCAATGGCACAAAGAGCACTTTCTCACTCTTGGGTTTCACCAGTGCCTGAAACAACTCAGTCAGATGTGCTTACTTATGGAACAAATTGCACCCAGTTCAGTCCTGAAAACCTCTCGTGCACAACTGACCAAGGCAGATCTTCGGCCATACAGTACTGTTCAAACAAGGATTTTACACCAACTTCTTCCACTAGTTTTTCTCCTAGTGAGTTTCATTCCTACAAACCAATGAATCCAGCCGTTTATAAACCAACCCAACATCCCATTTCAAACGGAGAAGTTCTATCTGGCTTCGCTTCGTTTCCTCCTCTTGATATGGCAGGTTCCGCCAAGTATTCAGTTGATGTTGCTTCTTTGCTTTCAAACTTATCCCCTGCTTTACTTGGAGATGTTAGTAAAAGTTCAGAGAGCATAGATTTTGGTGGGACTGAACAGAGGACTAGTAATGGTTTTTCCACCAATTTACCACAGGAGATGCAGGGAAATATGGGTACAGTAGAAGAAGAATCATGCTTGAGGAAGAGTAACCAAAATGCATTAGCAACAGGCAACAACCAGTGGGGAACTGCTCGATCTGTAGGGTATCCCTTTGATCTGCCCGATGCATGGAAGACCAATTTTCCATGGGAATCTCCCCCTTGTCCAAGTGAAATGTCCACGAGCTACTCGACAAACAAGTGCTACATTTAA
- the LOC113316997 gene encoding putative NAC domain-containing protein 94 isoform X1, producing the protein MDEKHDYDKVDEVMLPGFRFHPTDEELVGFYLKRKIQQRTLSIELIKQLDIYKYDPWDLPKEMATTGEKEWYFYCPRDRKYRNSTRPNRVTGGGFWKATGTDRPIYASEGSKCIGLKKSLVFYKGRAAKGIKTDWMMHEFRLPSLTDSTALKRPIDKNLPPNDAWAICRIFKKTNSMAQRALSHSWVSPVPETTQSDVLTYGTNCTQFSPENLSCTTDQGRSSAIQYCSNKDFTPTSSTSFSPSEFHSYKPMNPAVYKPTQHPISNGEVLSGFASFPPLDMAGSAKYSVDVASLLSNLSPALLGDVSKSSESIDFGGTEQRTSNGFSTNLPQEMQGNMGTVEEESCLRKSNQNALATGNNQWGTARSVGYPFDLPDAWKTNFPWESPPCPSEMSTSYSTNKCYI; encoded by the exons ATGGATGAGAAACATGATTATGATAAGGTAGATGAAGTTATGCTACCCGGTTTTCGGTTTCATCCAACTGATGAAGAGCTTGTAGGATTCTATCTGAAGAGAAAGATTCAACAACGTACTCTTTCCATTGAGCTTATCAAACAGTTGGATATCTACAAATATGATCCATGGGATCTTCCAA AAGAAATGGCGACTACAGGAGAAAAAGAATGGTATTTTTACTGCCCAAGGGACAGGAAGTATAGAAACAGTACAAGGCCGAATCGAGTGACCGGAGGTGGGTTTTGGAAAGCAACTGGAACTGACAGACCTATTTACGCTTCTGAAGGCTCCAAGTGCATTGGCTTAAAGAAGTCCCTTGTTTTTTACAAAGGTAGAGCTGCTAAAGGGATAAAAACTGACTGGATGATGCATGAATTTCGGCTACCTTCACTGACTGATTCGACTGCACTTAAGAGACCCATTGATAAAAACTTACCACCAAAT GATGCATGGGCTATATGCAGAATCTTCAAGAAAACTAACTCAATGGCACAAAGAGCACTTTCTCACTCTTGGGTTTCACCAGTGCCTGAAACAACTCAGTCAGATGTGCTTACTTATGGAACAAATTGCACCCAGTTCAGTCCTGAAAACCTCTCGTGCACAACTGACCAAGGCAGATCTTCGGCCATACAGTACTGTTCAAACAAGGATTTTACACCAACTTCTTCCACTAGTTTTTCTCCTAGTGAGTTTCATTCCTACAAACCAATGAATCCAGCCGTTTATAAACCAACCCAACATCCCATTTCAAACGGAGAAGTTCTATCTGGCTTCGCTTCGTTTCCTCCTCTTGATATGGCAGGTTCCGCCAAGTATTCAGTTGATGTTGCTTCTTTGCTTTCAAACTTATCCCCTGCTTTACTTGGAGATGTTAGTAAAAGTTCAGAGAGCATAGATTTTGGTGGGACTGAACAGAGGACTAGTAATGGTTTTTCCACCAATTTACCACAGGAGATGCAGGGAAATATGGGTACAGTAGAAGAAGAATCATGCTTGAGGAAGAGTAACCAAAATGCATTAGCAACAGGCAACAACCAGTGGGGAACTGCTCGATCTGTAGGGTATCCCTTTGATCTGCCCGATGCATGGAAGACCAATTTTCCATGGGAATCTCCCCCTTGTCCAAGTGAAATGTCCACGAGCTACTCGACAAACAAGTGCTACATTTAA